The Brasilonema sennae CENA114 genome includes a region encoding these proteins:
- a CDS encoding nitrate/sulfonate/bicarbonate ABC transporter ATP-binding protein: MTTTQATHEVLIAVEQVNKSFPLPEGKGEFTVLRNVNLTVHTGEVVALLGRSGSGKSTLLRIMAGLIPPSEGQVISSGKRLQQANQDVAMVFQSFALLPWLTVQQNVELGLQAQGVARSQRRQQALKAIDLVGLDGFESAYPKELSGGMKQRVGFARAFVLEPQVLFMDEPFSALDVLTSENLRGEIDDLWNAGTFPSKSILIVTHNIEEAVFLADRVIILGSNPGRVRGEVVIDLPRPHDRANVRFKALVDYIYTAMTNPEVEVTGEVAVAAPTVPQPSKSPYAQSLPHVRVGGISGLLELIVEKPEGKEDIFRLAERIQLEVDDLLPILDGAVMLGFADVIQGDVQLTEIGRDFATTTILRSKDLFRQQVLQRVPMLVSILQTLREKQNGSMGGDFFLDLLDEYFPHVETEKQFATAIDWGRYAELFEYDASEERLYLPESVPAESREP, translated from the coding sequence ATGACAACTACGCAAGCAACTCATGAGGTATTGATTGCCGTCGAGCAGGTTAATAAGAGTTTTCCTCTGCCAGAAGGCAAAGGAGAGTTTACGGTTCTCCGTAATGTCAACTTGACAGTTCATACAGGTGAAGTTGTAGCATTGCTGGGACGCAGTGGTAGTGGCAAAAGCACCTTGTTGCGGATCATGGCAGGCTTGATTCCACCAAGTGAAGGGCAGGTTATTAGCAGTGGTAAACGTCTGCAACAAGCTAACCAAGATGTAGCAATGGTGTTTCAAAGCTTTGCGTTGCTACCTTGGTTGACAGTCCAACAAAATGTGGAGTTGGGACTGCAAGCGCAGGGAGTCGCTCGATCTCAGCGACGCCAACAAGCACTCAAAGCAATTGACTTGGTAGGTTTGGACGGTTTTGAAAGCGCCTATCCTAAAGAGTTGTCCGGTGGTATGAAGCAACGGGTTGGCTTTGCACGGGCATTTGTTCTGGAACCGCAAGTGCTGTTTATGGATGAGCCATTCAGTGCCCTGGATGTTCTAACATCTGAGAACTTACGGGGTGAAATTGACGACTTGTGGAATGCTGGCACCTTTCCATCCAAAAGTATTTTGATTGTCACCCATAACATTGAGGAAGCTGTGTTTCTGGCGGATCGAGTGATTATCCTGGGATCAAATCCAGGGCGCGTTCGTGGTGAAGTTGTTATTGATTTGCCGCGTCCTCACGATCGCGCAAACGTTCGCTTCAAAGCGTTGGTAGACTATATCTACACGGCGATGACCAACCCAGAAGTTGAAGTGACTGGGGAAGTGGCGGTGGCAGCCCCCACAGTTCCACAACCATCTAAATCACCTTATGCTCAGTCGTTACCGCATGTACGAGTGGGTGGGATTAGTGGTTTGTTGGAGTTGATTGTAGAGAAACCAGAAGGCAAGGAAGATATTTTTAGGCTAGCAGAACGAATTCAGCTCGAAGTAGATGATCTGTTGCCAATTCTTGATGGTGCTGTGATGCTGGGCTTTGCAGATGTTATACAAGGCGATGTTCAGCTTACCGAAATTGGACGCGACTTTGCTACCACAACGATTTTGCGAAGTAAAGACTTGTTTAGACAGCAAGTACTGCAACGTGTGCCCATGTTAGTTAGTATACTACAGACGCTGCGAGAAAAACAAAATGGATCAATGGGAGGAGATTTCTTTCTGGATTTACTAGATGAATATTTTCCGCACGTAGAAACAGAAAAACAATTTGCTACTGCTATTGACTGGGGACGTTACGCAGAACTGTTTGAGTACGATGCTAGCGAAGAACGGCTTTATCTACCAGAATCAGTGCCTGCAGAGAGTAGAGAACCATAA
- a CDS encoding ABC transporter permease, which yields MLRRTFPSPEALRRFPFGLADIALIFGTLVLLGLIARVGAGTLVSFVPPDVVPDVSLNPVHLPYYAARSTLRMFIALFCSTLFTLIYSYVAAKSRRAEQVLIPLLDILQSVPVLGFLSITVTGFIALFPGSLLGLEAASIFAIFTSQVWNMTFSFYQSLRMVPSELDEAARLYRLSAWQRFTKLEVPSAMIGLIWNAMMSFGGGWFFVAASEAISVLNQKYTLPGLGSYVAAAVTAQDLPALGWAFLTIAVVILLVDQLFWRPLIAWADKFRLEQSSAAEAPNSWVFDLLKAARLPRLMRRAFTPVGETINRLLSSLTPQRPRVAINQSRQVASDRLYNFALLIVIGGLLVAGLHFILTTVGLGEVFKTFVLGLLTLGRVLVLLVLATLIWTPIGVAIGFNPRLSRLLQPVVQFLASFPANFIFPFATLFFIRAHVSIDWGSIFLMSLGAQWYILFNSIAGAMSIPTDLREMATDVGLRGWRLWRKLIIPGIFTAWVTGGITASGGAWNASIVAEVVAWGQTTLTATGLGAYIAKATEVGDWPRITLGIGMMSLYVVALNRVFWRRLYQLAETKYHL from the coding sequence ATGCTGAGGAGGACCTTCCCATCCCCAGAAGCGCTTCGACGCTTCCCGTTCGGTCTAGCTGATATTGCCCTGATTTTTGGCACATTGGTGTTACTAGGGCTAATCGCACGTGTCGGTGCTGGTACTTTAGTGAGTTTTGTACCGCCGGATGTAGTGCCAGATGTTAGCCTCAATCCGGTTCATCTGCCATACTACGCTGCACGCTCAACTCTGCGGATGTTTATCGCGCTGTTTTGCTCAACATTGTTTACTTTAATCTATAGCTATGTTGCTGCCAAAAGCCGTCGTGCAGAACAAGTCTTGATCCCACTCCTCGACATTTTACAGTCAGTACCGGTACTGGGCTTTTTGTCGATTACGGTGACAGGCTTTATTGCTCTATTCCCTGGGAGTTTACTGGGATTAGAAGCAGCGTCAATTTTTGCCATTTTTACAAGTCAGGTCTGGAATATGACCTTTTCGTTCTACCAGTCGTTGAGAATGGTACCAAGCGAATTAGATGAGGCAGCAAGGCTTTATCGGCTTTCGGCCTGGCAGCGGTTTACAAAGCTGGAAGTGCCAAGCGCGATGATTGGGCTAATCTGGAACGCAATGATGAGTTTTGGAGGCGGCTGGTTTTTTGTCGCAGCTAGTGAAGCTATTAGTGTACTCAACCAGAAGTATACGTTACCCGGACTTGGTTCTTACGTAGCAGCAGCAGTCACCGCTCAGGATTTGCCTGCTTTAGGTTGGGCATTCCTAACGATCGCTGTGGTTATTTTACTGGTAGACCAACTGTTCTGGCGACCGCTGATTGCCTGGGCTGATAAGTTCCGCTTAGAACAGAGTTCGGCAGCAGAGGCTCCCAATTCCTGGGTGTTCGATTTGCTCAAAGCCGCGCGACTACCACGTTTAATGAGACGGGCATTCACTCCGGTGGGTGAAACTATCAACCGCCTGTTATCATCACTGACCCCACAGCGTCCACGAGTTGCGATCAACCAGAGTCGGCAAGTGGCGAGCGATCGCCTCTACAATTTCGCATTATTAATCGTGATTGGCGGATTGCTGGTTGCTGGGTTGCACTTTATTCTCACAACAGTGGGATTGGGTGAGGTGTTCAAGACTTTTGTGCTGGGGTTACTGACCTTGGGACGTGTACTGGTGCTACTAGTGCTAGCTACGCTGATCTGGACACCAATTGGTGTGGCGATCGGGTTCAACCCGCGACTATCACGCCTGTTGCAGCCTGTGGTACAATTTTTAGCATCCTTCCCAGCAAATTTCATTTTCCCCTTCGCGACTCTGTTCTTCATTCGTGCTCATGTCAGCATCGATTGGGGTAGTATTTTCTTGATGTCCCTGGGTGCCCAGTGGTACATTCTCTTTAACTCCATTGCTGGAGCTATGAGCATTCCAACTGACCTGCGCGAAATGGCAACGGATGTTGGTTTGCGTGGCTGGCGGTTGTGGCGCAAGTTAATCATCCCTGGCATTTTCACCGCTTGGGTTACAGGCGGGATTACTGCCAGTGGTGGGGCGTGGAACGCCAGTATTGTTGCTGAAGTTGTCGCTTGGGGACAGACTACCCTGACTGCAACTGGGTTAGGAGCATACATCGCCAAGGCAACTGAAGTGGGCGACTGGCCCCGCATTACCTTGGGGATTGGAATGATGAGTCTGTATGTGGTTGCACTCAACAGAGTCTTCTGGCGACGACTGTATCAACTGGCGGAAACAAAATATCATCTGTAG
- the pgmB gene encoding beta-phosphoglucomutase, which translates to MDKTDNSHDFTYTDWTLVETQLKPNQIQHRETVFTIGNGYLGTRGSFEEGSTRAVPATFIHGVYDNVPLVYTELANCPDWLPLIVTVDGERFRTERGEILSYERQLDLLRGILRRKVRWRSPGGKTIDLCFERFASLADEHVLGLRCQLTPVDFDGLIEIQGSISGYPENQGFNHWELIDQGKTNRGAWLQLQTRNTRINLGMAVGMTVLGADAPVQVSSPPGYPTLSTVFQASLGQTVTVDKFVTVFTSRDVDNPVKEANEKLAQLPDYEALVDAHVQAWAQAWDKSDILIEGDTKAQLAVRYNIFQLLISAPEHDEKVSIPAKTLSGFGYRGHVFWDTEIFILPFFIYTQPKLARNLLTYRYLTLNGARRKASHYGYKGAMYAWESAETGDEVTPRWLPPNDFYGEDIRIWCRDREIHISADIAYAVWYYWKATDNDEWMRDCGAEILLDTAVFWGSRVEYNTKHERYEIRGVIGADEYHEIADNNAFTNRMVQWHLEKALFVYDWLRHTYPDRFNTLQQKLQLSAGRISRWQDIINNIWIPYDPSTGLVEQSEGFFKLEDIDLAEYEPRNRSIQMILSIEETNKRQVLKQPDVLMLLYLMRQSQEFPYTPETVEKNWDYYAPRTDITYGSSLGPAIHAILASDLGKSKEAYEHFMQAALVDIEDVRGNAHEGIHGASAGGVWQAVVLGFGGVQFAEHQPTATPQLPPGWKRLKFKLHWRGEWHEIDLRPTPQDTMTLPDIRGVIFDLDGVLTDTAEYHYLGWQKLADEEGLPFNREANEDLRGVSRRESLLKIVGKKQYSEKQLQEMMDRKNRYYVDFIQTMTPGDLLPGTIALLDELKQAGIKIALGSASKNAQTVLEKLGIADRFDVVADGYSVQQPKPAPDLFLFAAQHLGLKPEQCVVVEDAAAGIEAALAAGMYAIGLGPSERVGSAHVVLPNLAGVHWTELRDKLSNDQ; encoded by the coding sequence ATGGATAAAACAGATAATTCCCACGACTTTACTTATACAGATTGGACACTTGTCGAAACCCAGCTTAAGCCGAACCAGATTCAGCACAGAGAAACTGTTTTCACTATTGGCAACGGTTATCTGGGAACGCGGGGAAGTTTTGAGGAAGGTTCTACTCGTGCAGTACCAGCAACCTTCATTCATGGGGTTTATGATAATGTTCCTCTTGTCTACACCGAACTTGCTAACTGTCCCGACTGGTTACCATTGATTGTCACAGTCGATGGCGAACGCTTCCGTACCGAACGCGGCGAGATATTGAGCTACGAGCGACAGCTTGACCTCCTTCGTGGTATCCTTAGGCGTAAGGTACGTTGGCGCAGTCCTGGCGGAAAGACAATAGATCTCTGCTTTGAACGCTTTGCAAGTCTTGCAGATGAACATGTTTTAGGGCTACGCTGTCAGTTAACGCCAGTAGATTTTGACGGGTTGATTGAAATTCAAGGTAGCATTAGTGGCTATCCTGAAAATCAAGGTTTCAACCATTGGGAATTGATAGACCAAGGCAAAACCAATCGAGGAGCCTGGTTGCAACTCCAGACTCGCAACACCCGGATTAACTTGGGGATGGCTGTTGGAATGACGGTATTAGGAGCCGATGCGCCAGTACAAGTCAGTAGTCCTCCAGGTTATCCGACTTTGAGCACCGTATTCCAAGCTTCTTTAGGACAAACGGTTACTGTGGATAAGTTTGTCACAGTTTTCACGTCACGAGATGTGGATAACCCTGTAAAAGAAGCTAATGAAAAGCTTGCTCAACTCCCAGACTATGAAGCGTTGGTAGATGCCCATGTACAAGCATGGGCCCAGGCTTGGGATAAAAGCGACATCTTGATTGAAGGAGATACCAAAGCTCAACTTGCCGTTCGATACAATATCTTTCAATTACTGATCTCAGCCCCAGAGCACGATGAGAAGGTGAGTATCCCAGCAAAAACACTTTCAGGCTTTGGCTATCGCGGTCATGTGTTTTGGGATACGGAAATTTTTATCTTGCCCTTTTTCATTTACACTCAACCGAAACTTGCTCGTAACTTGCTCACTTACCGCTACCTGACGTTAAATGGTGCCAGACGTAAGGCATCTCATTACGGGTATAAAGGGGCAATGTATGCTTGGGAAAGTGCAGAAACTGGTGATGAAGTGACACCACGTTGGTTGCCTCCTAACGATTTTTACGGAGAAGACATAAGGATTTGGTGTCGCGATCGCGAAATCCACATTAGTGCTGATATTGCTTATGCCGTTTGGTACTATTGGAAAGCGACTGACAACGATGAGTGGATGCGCGACTGCGGTGCAGAAATTCTTCTCGATACTGCTGTTTTCTGGGGGAGTCGCGTTGAGTATAACACCAAGCACGAACGGTATGAAATTCGCGGGGTGATTGGAGCGGATGAGTACCACGAGATTGCAGACAACAACGCTTTTACAAACCGGATGGTGCAATGGCATTTGGAGAAAGCGCTGTTTGTCTATGACTGGTTGCGTCATACTTACCCTGACAGGTTTAACACACTCCAACAAAAACTGCAGCTGAGTGCAGGACGAATTTCTCGTTGGCAAGACATTATCAATAATATATGGATTCCCTACGATCCTTCGACAGGACTTGTCGAGCAATCCGAGGGGTTCTTTAAATTAGAAGATATCGACTTGGCAGAGTACGAACCACGTAACCGCTCAATACAAATGATTTTGAGTATTGAGGAAACAAATAAGCGCCAGGTACTCAAACAGCCAGATGTGTTGATGCTTTTGTACTTAATGCGCCAATCACAGGAATTTCCCTACACCCCAGAAACGGTGGAGAAAAACTGGGACTACTACGCACCCCGTACAGACATCACCTACGGTTCATCTCTAGGACCTGCCATTCATGCTATCTTAGCCTCGGATTTGGGCAAATCCAAAGAGGCTTATGAACACTTTATGCAAGCTGCATTAGTAGATATTGAAGATGTTCGTGGCAATGCTCACGAAGGAATTCATGGTGCTAGTGCTGGTGGTGTTTGGCAAGCTGTGGTTTTGGGGTTTGGCGGAGTCCAATTTGCAGAACATCAACCAACAGCAACGCCACAATTACCACCGGGGTGGAAACGTCTGAAGTTCAAGCTTCATTGGCGTGGCGAGTGGCACGAAATCGACTTACGTCCTACACCACAAGATACTATGACACTTCCAGATATCCGAGGAGTTATTTTCGATTTGGATGGTGTTCTTACAGATACAGCAGAATACCACTACTTAGGCTGGCAAAAGCTGGCAGATGAAGAGGGATTACCCTTTAACCGCGAAGCAAATGAAGATCTGCGGGGTGTTTCTCGTCGCGAGTCACTGCTGAAGATAGTTGGTAAAAAGCAGTACTCAGAAAAACAACTCCAGGAGATGATGGATCGCAAGAACCGCTACTATGTGGACTTTATCCAGACAATGACGCCGGGAGATTTATTGCCAGGAACAATTGCATTGTTGGATGAGTTGAAGCAAGCTGGGATTAAGATAGCCCTTGGTTCTGCAAGCAAAAATGCTCAAACGGTACTCGAAAAACTGGGTATTGCTGATCGCTTTGATGTGGTTGCTGACGGTTACAGCGTGCAGCAACCCAAGCCAGCACCAGACTTATTTCTCTTTGCTGCCCAACACTTAGGACTCAAACCTGAGCAATGTGTCGTTGTCGAAGATGCAGCCGCAGGTATTGAGGCTGCGCTTGCCGCCGGCATGTATGCTATAGGACTTGGTCCTAGTGAACGAGTGGGATCAGCACACGTTGTGTTACCTAATCTCGCGGGTGTTCATTGGACGGAATTACGGGACAAATTGAGTAACGATCAGTAA